The Lycium barbarum isolate Lr01 chromosome 11, ASM1917538v2, whole genome shotgun sequence genome contains the following window.
ttttgaCGATTTAGTCTCTGAGCTTATTCTTTTAGTCTGCAATTCTGGTCTTGTAAGATTAGGTCAAATGGCAGTTTTTATCTCTTCAGAGTATATATCAACTTACATGTCAAATACTTTCTGAAACCGGGTAAATGTGTGTCTGAATTTGCATACTGTTTAGCTTTAAACAGAGGTCATAAGTTCAGGAAGGTGATTTTGACGTATTTGGTGATGGAAATTAAAGTAATGGAATCTGGCATCTGTTTGATACTCACTGTTGCTTACATAATAAATCCAGTCTAATTAGTTGGAAATTGGGATGTGCAGATTGAAGTGGTTATATCTAAATGGTTACAGTACTTGACTTTGATGAATGTTAACTTTAAttaatccatatatataattcatATACATAAATAATCATTTATATTTCCATATGAGTTTACTTTTTATATAGGTGAATCAGTCATTTAAACTAGTCGGATTGTTGGCTTTGGTCGTATATCTTTCAATGAACTTAATAAGGTACTTGGCTTCGATCATTGTCATACCATTAGTTATTTCATGAACATTAATCTCATATAGTCCTCGTGGATTTGCGGCGGCTTAAATTGGAGTTTGATTAGACTATAAGGAAAAAAAGTATCTTGAATGGTCTAAATGAAATTAAGTATTTCACCGCCAAAGAGCTGAATTATGTTAACCAACAATAAGAAAATAGTTCTTCCAGTTTCCCTTGTGGTTTTAGTCTATGCTACGATAACTATCAAAATTTGCACTCATAATTCAGTGTTGAATATTTGAGTTTGTAGTCCTCAACCGGGAAAAAATGGTTTTGTAGTCCTTGAcaaatttatttttagttttgtgtcttttttataagaaattttcatttttacacataaaaaattccgaaaaaatcattttcttctaatTCGCCTATATTCCAGAGGTGTAGTCCTTGCCTTGCTCTATATAGCTGATTTGATACAATTTAAAGAGCTCTACCCCACTAAGCACTCTGTCATGAGCTAAATTGTTCTAGCTAGCTCTTATTTTGGGCATTTTCCAGTTAGTTCTCAGGAGTGCCTTCTATGTTCTACCTACGTGCTAAAAAAGGTCTTTGTCAACGTCTGCAACATCTTTTATATTTAGTCGTTTTAAAATGAACTTCAGGCTTACAAGAAGTCTGAAGTAGAAAATCTAAGTGTGAAGACACAACGATATTGCTTTTGTAGTTCAAACTTCAGACACATTTATGTCTGAAATAAGCTTGATCCCTAACTTCAGGCCGTATATTTAAAATTTGAACTACCAAATTTAAGTTTTAACTCTTACATCTGATTTTGAATCAAATTCAACTTCATACAACTTCGTACTTGCATTAAGGTATAAAGTTAGGCTCTACAAAATCTAACTTTGTACATGCATTTTTGAAGTTAGCAATTATATTAATCTATGTCATGATATTATAtatcatagttttttttttcttaaatttattCCTTTCGATACGATGATTTTGTTGTTCATTTGAAGGTCAAACAAAATTGATTGTAGTGAGAGTCAAAGTATGAAACAACAATCAATACCAAGTAAAAAACTGCATTAGTCTTCGTCATAGTAACAAAGAATATTTATAATTCACCAAGAAGAATAACTATTTCACCaactaaattttatttagttCATCCTATAAAACCAAAAAACTCTGTTAACTTCACATTCAAGATAGTCTGAAATCAATCATGGACAAGTAAAATATGCAACAATATCAAGGAAAATGTGTTTTTTCATTTTAAATTTTATCCATCGACGATATAAATAATAATTTTACAATGAGTGGTTAACTAAAAGATAATTGCATGTTAGCTTATTTAATAGGGAAAAAATCATAAATATATAACTGGGACATATACATTGCAAAAAAATGGCCCAAACTTTACATTACAAATCGCTAGCCCAAAAATACAATAGGCCCATTCTTATATCTAAAAGAACCAACGTTTTTCCCGTTATTTTGGTCTCCCCGTCTCTGTCCATATTGTGTTTCCTCAATCTCTCTCCTTCAATACTTCGTATACATCGATACTTCAAAATCAAACCTAATGCAGCTCGAAAACTTCATATACATTAGCAATTGGTGAAAGAAATCAACAATTGTTTCCAGTTTTTTCTGCAATTTATGGTTTGAAAAACTTTATCTACATCCTTATTGTGCAATccgtgatttcaatttttttttctgcaATTCGTGATTTCAACTTGTTTCAATGGAGGTTTATCCTGTATACCTTCTTCATAGTGGTCAATGGACTAATGACAATAAATTTGTCAATtttgttgctgattgtattgctATTGGGTCTACCTTCAACTTTGAAAATTTAGTTGAAGCAATTTCAAAGCAGAGCAGACTAGATACTCAGTTGAATGCATTAGAAATTAAGTTTGTTCCAAGGGATAGTTTGATGCCTATCCTAATCTACAATGATACTGGAGTTCAGGTCTATATcgaattgaaaaagaaaaatccaGAGTTTACTGACTTTGCGCTCTATGTCATGGTGAAGGAGGTTGAGTATGATTCAGTTGCTATAAGCTCGAGTGGTATAAATAGAGGCAATTTTGTACAAGAGGTTGATACAATAGATATGATTGAGAATGAAAGTGATAATGAATATATTGAAAACAAGTATTTTGGTATAATAGATGATATGTTACACAAAGAGGTTGAGGAGGATCAGGTTTATAAGAACAAGGAAACTGTTGTTAGTGTGATGCATAACTATGCTATTCGGAATAATTTCCAGTTTAAGGTGAAGAGATCAAGTAAATCAAGGTACAGTTATAGTTGTATATTCAgttatatttttgtataaatatgtatattgaCAAAGTTATGTGTATAAACTTGTATAAACCTGTATATCAATGTGTACTGATTTGTGATTCCCCcactgtatatatgtgtataaaccTGTATATCAATGTGTACTGATTTGTGATTCCCCCACTGGATATATGTGTATAAACCTGTATATCAATGTGTACTGATTTGTGATTCCCCCACTGGATATATGTGTATAAACCTGTATATCAATGTGTACTGATTTGTGATTCCCCcactgtatatgtgtgtataaacCTGTATATCAATGTGTACTGATTTGTGATTCCCCCACTGTACATGTGTGTATAAACTTGTATATCAATGTGTACTGATTTGTGATTCCCGcactgtatatatgtgtataaactTGTATATCAATGTTTACTGATTTGTGATTCCCCcactgtatatatgtgtataaaaaCTTGAATATCATGTTTCCtagatttttttgttttgtataaAATTGTATATAATAATTAAATGTTCTTTAACAATAGGTATCACTTTTCATGTGTGGATGAAGACCGTGTTTGGTTTTTCAAATCTTCTGCCATATACAAGGCAGAAATATTCAAGGTGAGAAGTTTCAATAATGTTCATACATGCTTGTTTAGTGAAAGATTCTTGACACAACATCATGATACTTCTAAAGTAGTTGCAAGTATAATCAAGGACAAATGTGTTGATCCAAAAACAATTTACACTGCAAATGATATTATAAGCGACATACAAAAGCAACACGGAGTTGAATTGAGCTATATGAAAGCTTGGAGGGCTAAAGAAATAGCAATGGAAATGGTAAGAGGAAACCCATGTGATTCTTATAGGGAGGTGCCAAAGTACTTGTATATTTTGGAGCAGTCAAATCCAGGAACGGTTACAAAATTGCACAAATCAGAAGATGGGCGCTTTCTCTATGTATTTGTTTCGCTGTTCGCATGCATCAAGGGGTGGGAATATTGCAGGCCAATAATGGTAGTTGATGGAAGCTTTCTTAAAGCAGCATACAAGGGTACCATATTGACTGCTTGCACACAAGATGGAGCTGGTGAGTTGACTGTATCTATTTTCTGATTGCAACTTGTATGAAACATTTGTATATTCTTGTATTTTAAATGAGAACTCCTAATATAATAGCTGGCCATTATAGAATCTTGACACAAGAGTTAATGCGCATGTCTTTTTCATCTTTTTGTAGAAGTCTCATCAGAAGACTTGTTAGTTTTCTGGTTTTTAGAGACTAGTAAATTCAGATTTGATCAAAATACTATAGAGACATGAAATTTTTGAGTGCTTATTTTATATGCTAATCATCATTATTTGTCAGGAAAAATCCTTCCGCTTGCTTACGCAATTGTGGATTATGAGAACAATAAATCTTGGAAGTGTTTTTTCATTCAACTAAGGGTGATTTCGGAGTGCGAGAAGGGATGTGTATAGTTTCGGACAGACACGAGGGACTCTTGAACACCACAGCAGCTGTATATCCAGAAATTCCACATTGTTTCTGTATATTTCACTTATGGGGAAACATATCAGATCAATTCAAGAAACATAAGGACCAGTTGCATGACCTCTTCTGTGCTGTGGCTAATGCTTGCACCATTCAAAAATTTGAATACTTTATGACGGAAATATCTAAAATTGATGAGAGGGTGCCTGGTTACTTGCATGAAATTAGGTATGAAAGATGGTCTATGTTACACTCAAAAGTGAAAAGATCAATGGTCATGACTTCGAATATTGCGGAGTCGATTAATTCATCAAACAAACAAGCTAGAGACATGCCAATAATGCGTGTGCTAGAGTTCATGACAAACTTGACACAACAATGGAACTACCATGGTCGGAAAAAAGCAATGAAATCGTCCACCGCACTTAGCAAAAAGTATGACAAACTCATTGGGGTTAATCTGCTTGCAACACAGAAAATGACGGTTAGTTAAAATCCTTTATAATTTTGTATAATCCTGTATAATTCTGTATAATTGTGTGACATATACATAtctgtttgtatatgtttgtataattTGCATTAGTAGCAGTATTGCCTtctgtttttctcttgttctatTTAGCCTTTTGAGATTGAGATAGTGATGGTAATAAAGGAAGATATGCCTGTAtaattttgtatatgtttgtataatCTTGTATATGGTTGTATAAAATACTGTggcttttctttaaaaaaaattcaggTAAGGCCTGCTACAGACAAGTCGTACACTGTATTTGAAGGAGTAAAGAGAAACATTGTATGCCTTGAAGATGGAATATATAGTTGTGGGCGATTCCAAATGGATGAAGTTCCATGTCCACATGTTTTGGCGGTATAAAGCTCAACAAATTGACGCTAGCCGATTATTGCTCATTTTACTATAGAAGGAATCATATCCTTGCAACTTATGAAACTCCAGTATATCTCATTCCGGATGAGAGTACATGGGTGATCCCGAGAGAGGTGCTAGAGAATGTGGTCCTACCACCAAAAGGGAGAAGAAATGCAGGAAGGCCAAGAAAGAAAAGACTCCAACCGTCTTCAGAGAAAGCGAAAAAGAAGAGGAAATTTTCATGTTCAGTGTGTGGCCAAGATGGTCACAGTAGGAAAACATGTGGGAATCCACCAAAAGATTGAAACATCAGGATTCTTATTGCATTTGTTGTCATGTTGGGTAGTTAacattcataaacaaaagtgctTTGCTTGTCAATAACGATGCTCCTATGCCACTAAGATTCTATGTTGTGTTGCACTTGTCAATAAAAAGTGTTTTGCTTTAGACTATATACAGATTCTCTTACATATGTTTCATTATACACGTATTCTCTTGTATAAATATTGTATAATCACGTATATCCCCTGAAATGGGGCTTTCTGGTGAAAAGTGATAGATATGAGGGGAATGGAATCACTTTAAAAATAGTGAAAAAATGTGTAGTAGATGTATAACTTTAAGTACTGATTTTCTTGAGTTCATAGGCAAACTTTCTCATAATGAAAAATTGAGTTCATGAGATATCTATAACTTTTTGTATAATCACGTATATCCCCTTAAAAATAGGATGCGGATTGCCCAAGATCAGCAAATATTACTTGAGAACCTGTGATACCCAAACATAAAACCATTCAACACTCAATAATCATCACAAACGTACACAATAAAAGTGCATTTCATTGATTAGCAAACATCATTGTACTTTACAGTATTGCATCAAAACAGCTTAGTCAAATTCCCTTCTAAAAATCACATTATTTGTACTTTACATTACCGCTTCAAAACATCTAAGTAAAATTCAAAAAGCAATTATATGCAGCCACTACTTTTCCTCACATTTTCTCTTTTTCCTTCTGAACCATCTGCCAGTAACTTCTTTAGTCCCGCTAGTTGCATCGGCCTTTTGTTTTTTTCTTCCATAATGCCACAACAGTGATCCATACCTGGTGCGATGTAACTCAATGTCAACATTGTCTTTTTTGATTTCTTTACCATGCATGAAATAATCAGCAAGGACAACAACAAAAACTCCACAATCACTGTAAACAAAAAAACATATTATCCATGAGTTAATATAAAAGCAGTAAAAACAGTAAAGTAAAAATAAAGTGAATAGAAAAAGATACCTATTGATTTGTTGTGGTAGGTTATCAACCAGATTTATCAGCAAAGCATCACTTTGAGTTTTGTCAATGCCCCTCTTAACATTGAATTTGGACTTTTCTAGGAAGTATGGTAGCAATGTTTTGTAAGGTAACAGAGTTTTCATAACAAGTTTATCATTTTTTGAATCACGTTGGGAATCGTACACATGGATACACCAATCACTGAAGGTAAAGACACTCAAAACCTAATGTCCCAATTTAGATTTTCCCAGATCGACATAAATCGGGAATAACACATGATCAACTTTGTGCCAAGCTACATTTGCATCACAGCAACAACCTCTAATGTACTCTTCTACTTCATGCTCCTTTGGGATCACAGAAAAATCTTGACCTTTTTTCTCAAACTCCATATAAAGCAAATAAAgcttcttgttgaaataaaagctAGTTGTAGTAAACTTTACGGCAAGATTAGGTCCATATTTTGCCTTTTTCCTCAGATAGTAAAATATGACATCCAAATGCTGAGACAAGAAAAGAAGAACGTTGaatatacaacacatataccaAAAGTATGCATGCACATATACAGATTTATACAAACATATTCAAGCATATACAAAGCATTTACTTAAGAAGCAAGCAACACTCAGGCACACGTAAAGATTCAGAAACAAATGAATGGCAAGCCCGAAGGCACTCAATATCAGCAATACAACAACACTACAGGAGCAGAGGACGGCAAGTCTCAAGGAACAAAAATCCTCAAAtgagaacaacatatatacaaatttatacaaaaatatacaggCATTGATTTATACTTAGCTCTGCTATTATCTTTTCTTTGTTGGACAAAAgtaaatatacaaatatatacaacagTATATGCTCGCATATACAGATTTATACAATCATATGCAAAAGCATGTCTGTGTATGTACATTAGGACATATACTCCCACTATACACAATtaaacaaatatatacaaaattatCCATTTTACGACAGAAAAATTGGTAATACCGTGTCTTTTAAAGGTCGACCACTATGTGCAAGCGCCTCGAACCAGTTCTTCTTGTTTATATGACACGAGCCAAAAACAAAATCTTCGAGGAGATCATTTTTTCCGTCACGATACAGAGTTTTGGGGCTTAAAAATCATGAAGAAAAGAACACCATCAAGACATTTGATAAAGAGTAAAAATCAGAACATAAAAAGCTTAAAATGAGTAAAAGTTACCGTCGTGTCATATTCATCCCATCCTTAACGAATTCCACAAACTCTTGGGCCAAATCCGACAAAGGATAAAATTCATCAATGTCGCTCATGAAAGGATGTTTGATATCAAAAATACACTTGGATGTACTCGAATCATCAAAATCTCCCACATATGGATCTTGGGCTAATTTTCCTAGaaatttctttcgtgccaattttTCAAGAGTCACGTCTTTTTTTCAATGATGAGTGGTCTAGGAAGCCCAATCCGGGACATCTTTATCTTAGCAACCTCTTCATCACTAATATCCCAAGGTCTAGGGAGCACAACCTAGGACATCTTTATATTGGCAAAGTCTTCATCAGTAATACCACACCAGGGATCGTCCTTGACACCATCAACTGCTTCCACTTAGAAAGAGGAAAAagattaataaaaaaatataaaggcagagaaagaaaaagaaagttcATTTTGCAAAAATTGGTACCAATATATTGATCTTATCACCATAGGAAATGATATAGATGGTTATGAGCAAGTGTTCAAAAATGAAACAAGTGATATAGGAATTCAGAGAAACAGGCAGCTTCACTTTGCAAAAATTGTTATGACAGACCTGATTTGCTGGTTTTCAGGAAATATAGGAAGGGAACTAAACAGGTTATACATGATCTATTTATTGACTATCTCTCAAGGTGTGGTATTGGCACTTGGTGCCCAATCTGTTGAGAGGTTGACAATAGACGGAAACTGCTATAGAAGTTTGAAACATATTTGTACTACTGATCATAGTTATCTGGGAAAGGACTTGGTACAAGTTTGTTTCATAACTACAGAATTTGGCATCAGATCCTACTCTATTTGGACATGGACTTCTACAGTATTGGCTATTGTTGGTCCTCTAAATGCAAAGAAATCCAAATCTGGTTCTAGATATGCAGACTGTATTAGTATCACTAATCCTATTGATGTAGGACATGATGTGATACTGATGTGGTGCAATTTAGGCCACTTTCATCTCATTGATCCAACTCTTGGAAATGATATGAGATCTATGACATGTTGGTTTTTCTAGTATTCAGGCAAAACAGATTCGTAGCAAGGGCTATTGTAATTACTACAGAATCTATGGCTAAGCAGGAATTACTTGTACTATACAATACAATTTGGATATGCTATTGCAAGGACATGGAGGAGCTGCTACGGGTTTTTATTGGTAATATCATCAGAAGTGGCGGCTATTACACAGAAGTAAATCATACAATCACCTGCAGGTTTTCAGTGGTTGATGGAACATGCTACTATTGCTGCTGGTTTTTTCAAATTTCTACAGAAGCAGTGCATTCTTTAGTTACTTTTTTCAAGTTTTTTGTTTATTATTTAGCAATTTGTCACACTAACTTAGGACAACATACCAAGATGACCATTAGTAACTTCCTCATTTTCCTTGACACTTGATTTTGTTTTGTCACGTTGCATATTTACTTCATGCACTTGCTCGGGGGGCTCAACACCATCACTTGCTACCAGTTAGACAGAGGAAAAGATTAATCAAAAGGTTTCAATCCGAAGGCGAAAAAAGAAAGAACAAGTACAGGACGAAAATATACCAGGAAGACCATCAGTAATTTGCTGATTATGCACTTGCTCAAGTAATACCACACCAGGGATCGTCCTCAACTGCTTCCACTTAAAAAGAGGAAAAAGATTAATAAAAAATGTAAAGgcagagaaagaaaaagaaagttcATTGAAAAATACCAAGATGACCATCAGTAACTTCCTCATTTTCCTTGACACTTGATTTTGTTTGGTCAGGTTGCATGTTTACTTTATGCACTTGCTCGGGGGGGCTCAACACCATCACTTGCTACAACTTAGACAGAGAAAAAGATTAATCAAAAGGTTTCAATCCGAAGGCAGAAAAAAAAGACCAAGTACAGGATGAAAACATACCAAGAAGACCATCAGTAATTTGCTGATTTCCCTTGACACATGATGCATTTTAGTCAGATCACAAGTTTAGGTCATCCACGtgctccgggggggggggggggggggggggaggggggaacaTCAGTACCCTCTTTATTTTCCTTGACACTTGATGTTGTTTGGTCACCTTGCATATTTGGATCATGCGCTTGTTCTGGAGGGGAGAGGGGGGAAGGAGGTGGAACATACTCATTATTGTGAAACCCATCATTGCCTTGATCAGATGTACCGTTCTCATCAGCATTGCCTTGATCACTAGGTTGCTTAATTTTCAGATGCTTGAATATGATTCCAAAGGAAGATACGATGTAATGTTGAGCGCCTCAACTTTACC
Protein-coding sequences here:
- the LOC132619566 gene encoding uncharacterized protein LOC132619566 — its product is MEVYPVYLLHSGQWTNDNKFVNFVADCIAIGSTFNFENLVEAISKQSRLDTQLNALEIKFVPRDSLMPILIYNDTGVQVYIELKKKNPEFTDFALYVMVKEVEYDSVAISSSGINRGNFVQEVDTIDMIENESDNEYIENKYFGIIDDMLHKEVEEDQVYKNKETVVSVMHNYAIRNNFQFKVKRSSKSRYHFSCVDEDRVWFFKSSAIYKAEIFKVRSFNNVHTCLFSERFLTQHHDTSKVVASIIKDKCVDPKTIYTANDIISDIQKQHGVELSYMKAWRAKEIAMEMVRGNPCDSYREVPKYLYILEQSNPGTVTKLHKSEDGRFLYVFVSLFACIKGWEYCRPIMVVDGSFLKAAYKGTILTACTQDGAGELTVSIF
- the LOC132619567 gene encoding uncharacterized protein LOC132619567 produces the protein MCIVSDRHEGLLNTTAAVYPEIPHCFCIFHLWGNISDQFKKHKDQLHDLFCAVANACTIQKFEYFMTEISKIDERVPGYLHEIRYERWSMLHSKVKRSMVMTSNIAESINSSNKQARDMPIMRVLEFMTNLTQQWNYHGRKKAMKSSTALSKKYDKLIGVNLLATQKMTPFEIEIVMVRPATDKSYTVFEGVKRNILNKLTLADYCSFYYRRNHILATYETPVYLIPDESTWVIPREVLENVVLPPKGRRNAGRPRKKRLQPSSEKAKKKRKFSCSVCGQDGHSRKTCGNPPKD